Genomic window (Ctenopharyngodon idella isolate HZGC_01 chromosome 20, HZGC01, whole genome shotgun sequence):
aatacattgagACATTTGAGAGGTTAAAACTGGTGCTTTTGTCATAGAGGTGTGTTGGATTCATATAGACACGGATTGGTTTTACCAGGACAATCAACATGTATACACTCGCACTCACACAGAAACAATATGTTTAGTAGTGCATAGGCCTCACTGTCCACCCTCTAAATGGCACCATTATCTTTTTAAGATACATGTAATTACttataattacaaaattaaGCATAAAACCATACTCTTTACCAGCTGTTCTCTACCACACACCACCTTTTCATTTGTCAGTCATTCAAGGCTTCTCTGCTAAGAAATCACAATATCGTAGGCAGTTGAGTGAATGTTCAGCTGTGTAGAACTTCAGTACAGATGTTTCGCTGCCTGTTCAGCAATAACCTGAATGGTTtcattaaatttcatggcaCAGACACAATTTGACATCCTCGCTTTGGTAGACTATATGGAAATAGTGATTCTTTCCATTTACAATGCTCTGAATAATCGAAGTCTTAGACAAAGCAGGATGTTGAGATTTGTCTGTGATGCTCTGATGACTTTTCTGAGTGTGAGGTGAGATTCCAGGCAGTTTTGCTATGTATTCACAGTTTTCACTCTCAAATGTTAACCAtaaccctaaaatgaaaatacagtacTTTGGTCATAGTTTTCCATGACTAACTCATCAAGGGGAgggattttctctttttttttccagcacatCTGATGTAATGTTGTTTGAATACGTGAGACCTCTCATAAATGGGCTATAACAGTGAGTTTTGAGAAAAGTTTGGCTTCAAACTTGTTTTGAATCattaaatatatcaataatGAGGAGAATCTAATGCcaaatatacattatttatagaaaaatatatacatatattgataaatgaatatatgcctaatttaaatagatttttttttgctctaACCCATGTTTATTTGAACTTTATCAAGATTATTTTATAAAGCTATGACAGCATGCCGGATCGTAACAAAAATTGAATGTATGATTTGATGTTTCATTGCTGTTAGTTGTTTTGGCATTTTACAAATAGTTTGGTATTTGTACAAttaatttgcttttttatttataagttGAGTCATATTCATATCtctaaatatgaaatgttgggTTTTTTGCAGATGAGGATTGTATGAAGGGTTTGGTCCTTCTCTGCTTTAGTTTTGCTTCAGTATTTTGCCTAATTTCAGATTTGATCAATCTGCCTCTTTGAATAATTGAATATTAAGTATGATAATTTGTTGTACATAGAACTCCTATTAAACTTTTTTGAAGAAAAGAAATAAttgtattgttttcatttgttctgAATGTGTCATCATTTGACTCAAATATAAAATGCTAAGGCTGgcccacactaaaagatttgtaaaatcttagattttcaaaatgtgagaccacaaacatgacaataaatcatatattgaacagttttattcctataaAGTGTGTGGAGTGCCGCGATGTGACCGAAACAGCACACCACACAGTCCCGACTGTGAACACGGGAAATCTCGCTAAATCTCTCGCGGTCAAACGTGACTTTAGAGTAAACAAATATGGCGAACGACGGGCAAGTAGAAATGGTGATAACAGTGTTTGAACtgctttttaaagaaaaaggtTTGTATTTAGTCATGGAGATTGTTatgggtcattccgtgtcaactcAACCACAGGTCCCCATTTGAACCTTgatttggagccaatttacagggttgtaaaaatgactttagaaagatggcagcatcattattttatttttacacagagattggtaggtctataagtaaaatgtttactttagtaatctttgtttcattatatgccaacagtgacagttcaaaaatggcaaaaagcacttcttgtgtttgtttttttttcctcaggtttgcatgcctgtaactggagaagtattaaagatatcttaatatccttttagattctggtccttaacatttttttttttttttttttggtatcttcattttaaaggccctcgatggttcaatcccagagatattgTCATGTCGGTGTGGCTCTatgagtaaattggtaaattctacacattttcagtggtcaaaaacaaaatgtgggtcactttgcatacagctgatacatttttttttcttttaaagaggaatatttaaagaacaaataatgttgaaactagaaatgtatcatttttttctatcagctcaattgcatagaacataccttgccatgcctgtaactcaaagtattcaagatatcttaatatccttctagattgtcattcttaataaacttttcttttggaatcttcatttttaaggccctatatAGTTTAGTCCCATAGATATATgtccaaattgttgaattttaccaaTTTTCAATGGTCAAGAACCAAATGTAGGTAACTTTTTAGACAGCTGATAgttattgtgtttaaaaaagAATGTCTGAATAACACTGGAACTAgaaatttatctttaaaatttatCTTTATCTATCAAAACAATTGAATAACACCTCTCTGAgcaccaaaaacaaacattgtttCTTAAGTTTACATTTCATTAATTCAAGAAgtgttaaagatatcttaatgtcattttaaattcttgttcttaagaaacttttcttttggaatcttcatttttaagtcCCTATTTGGTTTAATCTCATGGATATAGGGATGTAAATGCGGTAACGTGTAGTTACGATACTGCGTATTTGAACTCTTGGTAGCTTCAGATgttgttaaaatgaacaaaatctcCCAAATTTCCctaaaactgattcaaatatagatttttataaatacacttttgaGAGTCAGTTAATGCGCCTCAACTTAACCATTTTCATTGGATTTTTGGTACTCAGAGTTATGATTTATGCAGTTCTTTTGATAGAggaaaacaagatacatttctagtttaaacattatttattcttcagacattcctctttaaaagcaATATGTATCAGCTGTGAGCAAAGtgaaccacatttggttttcaaTCACtcaaaatgggtaaaattcaacaatttgaacatggagctgctttgagatccccataatctatgggactgaactatatagggccttgaaaatgaagatttcaaaaggaaagtttattaagaatgacaatctagaaggatattaagatatacTTCTTCTtaagttacaggcatgcaaacgtGATGCAAAAAACAAGCCTTTTTGAacatttgccatttttgaacagtCACCGTTGGCATATAAATCAAACAAAGTTTGTGAAAGTCAAGAGaatttactaatagacctaccaatctctgtgtataaataaaataatgatgctgccatcattctaaagtcatttttacacccttGTAAATTGGCTGCAAATCTCatgtgaaaattgtcattttgacccccctctacaaaatagtggattactcagtaaatatacatctgtgacatttaatattttggctttcatcactatttatgtttgtctttctatagaaaaaaatattagcaaaaatcaaaaatttaGCTGCTgcgcagccaaaattatataccagttatcactgtaaagctgctttgacacaatctgcattgtaaaaaacgctatataaataatggtggtgcaaaaaaaaaaaaaaaataaataaaaaaaataataataataataataataataataataataatattcaacaTGTTGGATATTTACAATTTGAGATCAGTGTAGGCCCGACATTCTTCTGAGCAGATTCAATCACTCTTAAAATACACAttacaccacaggaaaatctaataaaataatctgtagaaccatcaagataatctgGACTTTACCTAGGACTGTCAGAAGGGGAGAATTTGGCTCAAAATCAGCCCGATTATCTTAGTGTGGGTGCCTTTAGTCAGTATTCTAATTCATTTACTAGTTCCAAATATCTGGcattgttgttaaaaaaaaaaaaaaaaagacacaaagtATTTAATCCCTAGATTTTGGAtggctttatttttttaatgtaaagaGGGTGTTTATACTATAATGTACAAAACAATGACTTTTCCTGAAATGTAAACCACATAAATGTTTCTGAAGATTgcaaaaagcaaacaaatattttaaaccaCAGGGACTGGTTGACATTTTCCTACGGTTTAGCTTCTGAAAGGCACCTCCTGGGTGCATTTCTCTCAAAGTACTTAGAAAAGGTATTCATGATGATGGTGATGGGTAAAGAAACCACTAGTAACCCACAGAGAATGCAAAGTGTAGCTACAATTCTCCCAGCCACTGTCTGTGGATATACATCTCCATAGCCCACTGTTGTCATTGAAATAATGGCCCACCACCAACAAACAGGAATGGAAGAGAGTTTGGACAAAGCTTCTTCCTTTTCAGTGTAGTAGATAAAAGTTGAGAAGAACGATATTCCAACAGTAATGAAAAGGATGAGGAGACCCACCTCAGAGTGACAGTTCTTTAGAGTTTCCCCAAACGCTCTCACCCCCTCTGAATGTCTTGCAAGCTTTAGGACCCTGAAGGCTCTCATTAACCGGAGAACCTGAACCACCTTCCCCATGTTGACCAGACTTTGGTTTTCCTCCCCATCGTCTTTGTTCAAACTTTCAAAGGCCAGCGTCACATAGAAAGGCAAGATAGAAGCAATGTCGATCATGTTCAGAGGGTTTGCCAAAAACTTCCATGGATGAGGAGCTGCTACGACCCGCAGGGCAAACTCCACTGAGAAGAAAATAATACAGATGAGCTCCAGAGAGTCTAGGACAGAATATTCACTGTCAGTTGCGTGCCTGAATTCCGGCATACTGTGGACACACATGGCCACAATGGAGGTCAAAATGACCAGGACAGAAACCACAGCTACACCTTTGGAACATTTGGAGTGACTGGGATCTTCAAGAGTTTGCCACATGAGCTTACGCACATCTGAACACCAGGTGCCCTCAAACCTCCACAGGTCACTGCTCACAACTGAGATCTCTCCAAATGACGCACCACTACTAGACCTGTCACACGCATTCTGCTTCCGCTCAAGGAACCAATCCAGACAGCAGGCTTCCAGATCCAGCTCACAAATGCCCCAGTATTCGATCTCctgactgaaataaaaaacacacagttcCTCCAGAGCATGAAAGTGCCCTGTACGGTAGAAGTTCAGAACACAGTGGAAGACTTGCGGGCTCCGGTCGAAGTAGTATTCCCGTTCAGCGGGGCTGTAGTCGTCACAGAGTTCCAAGATGGCGGCATCGCTGCAGCACTGGATTAACTGACCCACACGTGTGTTGGGGAACCGGAGCAGAACGCAACGCTCCACCTTGTGCTGGATGCCTCCAACGTTGAGGTTAATGAGATCTTCCTCCCTGCCTTGATGGTGGAGAACTTGTCCATACATCATGGAGGTACTGATTCATTGAATCTGGAAGTCTTCCCAATGATATACTTGCATTTTCTattaaaatacagaaatgtggATGTTAGCTGCATCAACAACACTGAAAactatttaatcatttaatgaaATCAATTAATACATTGGTCAATAACTAATATTATAGAGTATAAACTCcagattaattttatatttttcatagtCCTGCAGTGTGATGTGCTATATTCcttctaaaaaatattttataaaacatttgctATTTTTACAGGAAAAATACATGGGATACATGgtacttgaaaaatgtatgtcacaatcTAGGATCATTTAAAATactagtgtttaaaaaaaaaaaaaaaaagtaaaggcaaaaaggagatttaaattatattatatatacatacatacatacatacatacatacatacacacacacacacacacacttaatataatatacatttttacacataATGCTGATGCTGATAAAAATTGCCATAAAATTGCCATTAAAGGCATACTTCTTCcaaaaataaggaaaaaaagaagatattttgtgaatattttagtACTTTGTTTCccccatacaatggaagtcaatggactATAGCGTTGTTTGGTTTCCAACGTTCTTCAAATTATCTTCTTTGTGtcccaaaaaagaaagaaatgcatacaggtttggaacaacatgagggtgagtaaatggtgacagatttattttattatattgtattatattatattatattatattatattatattatatatttatttatttaggtggACTATCATTTAAGCTTGCaagcatgttaaaaatgttttgtgtaaTCACTGATGGGGCATTTTCAATAATGGTGCCATTTGTGTGCCATGATGTTCTGACTGATGGATTACTCATCAGTAACATTTTCAATCAATCAAATAATTTCTTGCACAAATGAGAACATTTCTTGAGGTTGAGAAATGTTAAGTATGGACTgatcttaaagctgcagtccgtaactttttttggttataaATTGTCCGAAATCAATAACAGCAGGTACATAAACaaccagtgttcaaaactatctccataccttagcccaattcacaacggtaagcttgtaataatgtgttcTAATCTgtgtggtactggtaggtttccgcgggaaatcgAGCACACCAACATTACACCAtctttgcatcattacgtctgtttacataaattaggagtcccagctagtaggctatattgcATGTGAGGATTCGCCACCTGCTgcatcatttatagccttttctcacagcagctggaatattAAACTTCATGTTGATGGGGGATTGTATGGCATGACAAATTAACAtaagagattagactgtacagaaattgaaaccTACAGGTAAGGCTTCACACTACATACAGGTAGTCACGCAAtgttgatgttgttaacattaacaatttgagaacaaagtataacaacaataataataataataatatgcacggtttgatgtgatatgagctaagcgatcattagatttaatcaccattggtagcgcgatttattgtaatgctttttttccccttagttggtcagaacaaaagtggcagatttgttacttacttgttcagatgacattttccaggtgaaaattcttattttagtcatacttccaagactacaatctgtctttccgaagtacagtatccaccagtgcggtgactgacagccacacattctcctcaaaacattagattcatctgcgctgaggagccgtgccgacgCATAACCCACGTAacgatgataattccgcaaagaactgcaattgcaggtttcaaacagagatggcgacaaagaggcaaaacttacagactgcagctttaaaagtttgcattatatatcaggggccgtattcacaaaacatcttaaggctaaaagtagctcctaacttgccaaTTTaagagaaactcttaaaaataatggacatgtcagtcctaattttaggactcctatatttttgctctaagagtatttcacaaagcattttagcgttaaaactagctcctaaatctgtgaaactttaggagtagtcaagaggactcctatgTCTCTAAGACCAAACcacaaacaatcctaatggCCTGTTGCTGCCAATCCACCTCAGAAATCCACTGTCCTGGTAACTAGGTGAGTCGGC
Coding sequences:
- the kcns3b gene encoding potassium voltage-gated channel subfamily S member 3b; this encodes MMYGQVLHHQGREEDLINLNVGGIQHKVERCVLLRFPNTRVGQLIQCCSDAAILELCDDYSPAEREYYFDRSPQVFHCVLNFYRTGHFHALEELCVFYFSQEIEYWGICELDLEACCLDWFLERKQNACDRSSSGASFGEISVVSSDLWRFEGTWCSDVRKLMWQTLEDPSHSKCSKGVAVVSVLVILTSIVAMCVHSMPEFRHATDSEYSVLDSLELICIIFFSVEFALRVVAAPHPWKFLANPLNMIDIASILPFYVTLAFESLNKDDGEENQSLVNMGKVVQVLRLMRAFRVLKLARHSEGVRAFGETLKNCHSEVGLLILFITVGISFFSTFIYYTEKEEALSKLSSIPVCWWWAIISMTTVGYGDVYPQTVAGRIVATLCILCGLLVVSLPITIIMNTFSKYFERNAPRRCLSEAKP